In Microbacterium pumilum, the following proteins share a genomic window:
- a CDS encoding nuclear transport factor 2 family protein: MSDTQTVPELVEGATIAEPTVSELRAEIDALRGTLAEVARVAQSAHDRGAVENVFNRYMYLHNAFQDEQIIPLWVKRGTEGIRARYTNAGEYTEYDSVIRYHQGRPSPTGKLILHATTTPVIEVAADGETAKGVWLMAGTESGLTDPEVAKEFPDMYSPGEVLGKKVWAHWVWCKYAIDFLKQDGEWKIWKFRCYELARAPFEENWISFGLKNQGAFDLDLMYFGDDGKPVFMPPADQPVPSENHPYSPETVQQLEPVPPVPHNTFTDTFH, encoded by the coding sequence TTGTCTGACACCCAGACGGTCCCTGAGCTCGTCGAAGGGGCGACCATCGCCGAGCCGACCGTCTCCGAACTCCGCGCCGAGATCGACGCGCTGCGAGGCACGCTGGCCGAGGTCGCGCGGGTCGCGCAGTCCGCTCACGACCGCGGCGCCGTCGAGAACGTGTTCAACCGCTACATGTACCTGCACAACGCGTTCCAGGACGAGCAGATCATCCCGCTGTGGGTCAAGCGCGGCACCGAGGGCATCCGGGCTCGGTATACGAACGCCGGGGAGTACACCGAGTACGACAGCGTCATCCGGTATCACCAGGGTCGCCCGTCGCCGACCGGCAAGCTCATCCTGCACGCCACGACGACTCCCGTCATCGAGGTGGCCGCCGACGGCGAGACCGCCAAGGGTGTCTGGCTCATGGCCGGCACCGAGTCAGGGCTCACCGATCCCGAGGTCGCCAAGGAGTTCCCAGACATGTACTCGCCCGGCGAGGTGCTGGGCAAGAAGGTCTGGGCGCACTGGGTCTGGTGCAAGTACGCCATCGACTTCCTCAAGCAGGACGGCGAATGGAAGATCTGGAAGTTCCGCTGCTACGAGCTCGCCCGCGCGCCGTTCGAGGAGAACTGGATCAGCTTCGGCCTGAAGAACCAGGGTGCGTTCGACCTCGACCTCATGTACTTCGGCGACGACGGCAAGCCGGTGTTCATGCCGCCCGCCGACCAGCCCGTGCCCTCCGAGAACCACCCCTACAGCCCGGAGACCGTGCAGCAGCTCGAGCCGGTGCCGCCGGTTCCGCACAACACGTTCACCGACACCTTCCACTGA